TAAAATATAATACTGCGTTAttagcttctgactgaaattataatagcCTCAaagtgtataaaaatatatagtatggTTACTgattaatattcaaaaaattcaTATATTCTATGGTATTGTATTGCTGGGCTCATTACTTTTCGGGtgaatataaacaataatttagcACTTAAACCAAATCTACATTTCAGACGTTTCCCTGTCTAAAATACGTTTAGTTATCGTTTGGCTGCGGAACCTTTCACCATGAAATCGTGTGCTTTGGGGATTATATTATTACTCTTAATTACGGATCAACTACAGCTTGCCTTAGGAGACTCAGTAAAGTATTTATTAGAAATtcggaataaaaataaaccagtaactataaaataatataacttttaaaatttcagtTGTCCCTGGCATGACCTAGTAGCTCCCGAAGGCATTTTCCAAATTAGGGTGAACGGGTCAAGGCCCGTTCTCTGCGATGGCCAAGGATGGATGGATATTCTAAGTCGGGGCGACGGAAGCGAGAACTTTGATCGGAACTGGACGGACTACAAGGAGGGATTCGGGAAGCTGTGGGGAGAGTTCTTTCTGGGCCTGGAGAAGCTGCACCAGCTGACCAAGGACGAACCACACTTGCTGTACGTTTACCTCAGGGACGTTCACTCGAATAGCCGCTTCGCTCGCTACGATGGCTTCCAAATTGGAAGCGAGGAAGAGTCCTACAGTCTGAAGGCTTTGGGCCGGTATTCCGGGTCAGCTGGGGACTCCTTGGGTATTCACAGGGGCATGAAGTTCAGCACCATTGATCGGGATAATACCCGATCCAAGGCCAATTGTGCAGAGATTTATGGCGGCGGTTGGTGGTACAACGATTGCGGAGATAGGTGAATAATATattcttgtatattttaagtttatttaatgctCTTAATTGCAGTGACTTAactggaaaatatttcaatatcgGTAAAACAGATCTGAATGGCATTCTCTGGAAAACTTGGAGAAAGCACGTCTTTCCTCTTTCCATCACTAAAGTAACCATGTCTATAGTTTCCAAGTCCCAAAATGATCAGATTGAACGCGAATGGCAGAGCTATGACAGAACTCT
Above is a genomic segment from Drosophila kikkawai strain 14028-0561.14 chromosome 3R, DkikHiC1v2, whole genome shotgun sequence containing:
- the LOC108074354 gene encoding fibrinogen-like protein 1; protein product: MPVGQARIPMAQASGWKRIAQLEWTMAKGQREDEGEPGGEDTGEPVSQQDELCPWHDLVAPEGIFQIRVNGSRPVLCDGQGWMDILSRGDGSENFDRNWTDYKEGFGKLWGEFFLGLEKLHQLTKDEPHLLYVYLRDVHSNSRFARYDGFQIGSEEESYSLKALGRYSGSAGDSLGIHRGMKFSTIDRDNTRSKANCAEIYGGGWWYNDCGDSDLTGKYFNIGKTDLNGILWKTWRKHVFPLSITKVTMSIVSKSQNDQIEREWQSYDRTL